A section of the Rhodobacter sp. genome encodes:
- a CDS encoding carotenoid oxygenase family protein produces the protein MSHEPDLAVTAANVRMFAPDGTPPPDAPGWIWHYDHPYLHGPFAPTDIEYDADDLVVEGEIPADLCGAYVMNGPSQRFEPVNDKYHYYDGDALLRAIYFRDGKASFRQKYLRNGAFIVEDKAGKAIWPGLAGPYDFRLPGTPIKDVSNTDVIFYNGKLLSLWYMAGDPYQIDPLTLETVGRERLGGKLKHHVSAHSKSDPFTGEMFFFNYQDEPPYMSYGMANPDGTLRFDVDIDLAGPRSPHDMGLTENYAILHDLPFYHDVDLLRKHGRRVMGFHRDVPARFGLIDRFGRSPKVQWFEASPCYILHISNSWEEGEWVHMTGCRQDNPMPMKDPADKHLASMMAYRRRTHVMYKWSFNTRTGETREGEMDDLNTEFPTVNANFVGRKTRYAYNQILPLPHEGSLEGRCQTFSGFVRYDLEGGAMQRYDYGAGVYGSEAPIAPAHGATRDTAEGKAYAVSFVTDSNDWSSACLIFDAEDITRPIAKVKIPRRISIGFHTTWVDGAQIWPAA, from the coding sequence ATGTCCCACGAACCCGACCTTGCCGTGACCGCCGCCAATGTCCGGATGTTCGCACCGGACGGCACGCCGCCGCCGGATGCTCCGGGCTGGATCTGGCACTACGACCACCCGTATCTGCACGGCCCCTTCGCGCCCACCGACATCGAATACGACGCCGACGATCTGGTGGTCGAGGGCGAGATTCCGGCCGATCTGTGCGGCGCCTATGTCATGAACGGCCCCTCGCAGCGGTTCGAGCCGGTGAACGACAAGTATCACTACTACGACGGCGACGCGCTGCTGAGGGCGATCTATTTCCGCGACGGCAAAGCCAGCTTCCGGCAGAAGTATCTGCGCAACGGCGCCTTCATCGTCGAGGACAAGGCCGGCAAGGCGATCTGGCCGGGTCTGGCCGGGCCGTATGACTTCCGCCTGCCCGGCACGCCGATCAAGGATGTGTCGAACACCGACGTCATCTTCTACAACGGCAAGCTGCTGTCGCTGTGGTACATGGCGGGCGATCCCTATCAGATCGACCCGCTGACGCTGGAAACCGTGGGACGCGAACGGCTGGGCGGAAAGCTGAAGCACCACGTTTCGGCGCATTCGAAAAGCGATCCCTTCACCGGCGAGATGTTCTTTTTCAACTATCAGGACGAGCCGCCCTACATGTCCTATGGCATGGCCAATCCGGACGGCACCCTCAGGTTCGACGTCGATATCGACCTGGCCGGGCCGCGTTCGCCGCACGACATGGGCCTGACGGAAAATTACGCGATCCTGCACGACCTGCCGTTCTATCACGACGTGGACCTGCTCAGGAAACACGGGCGGCGGGTGATGGGCTTTCACCGCGACGTGCCCGCGCGGTTCGGTCTGATCGACCGGTTCGGCCGCTCGCCAAAGGTGCAGTGGTTCGAGGCCAGCCCCTGCTACATCCTGCACATCTCGAACAGTTGGGAAGAGGGCGAGTGGGTTCATATGACCGGCTGCCGGCAGGACAACCCGATGCCGATGAAGGACCCCGCCGACAAGCATCTGGCGTCGATGATGGCCTACCGCCGCCGCACCCATGTCATGTACAAGTGGAGCTTCAACACCCGCACCGGCGAAACCCGCGAGGGCGAGATGGACGACCTCAACACCGAGTTCCCCACCGTCAACGCCAATTTCGTCGGCCGCAAGACGCGCTATGCCTACAACCAGATTCTGCCCCTTCCGCATGAGGGGTCGCTGGAAGGGCGCTGCCAGACCTTCAGCGGGTTCGTGCGCTACGATCTCGAGGGCGGGGCGATGCAGCGCTATGACTATGGCGCCGGGGTCTACGGGTCCGAGGCGCCGATCGCCCCGGCCCATGGCGCCACCCGCGACACGGCCGAGGGCAAGGCCTATGCCGTCAGCTTCGTCACGGATTCGAACGACTGGTCGTCGGCCTGCCTGATCTTCGATGCCGAGGACATCACCCGCCCCATTGCCAAGGTGAAGATCCCGCGCCGCATCTCCATCGGGTTCCACACCACCTGGGTGGATGGCGCGCAGATCTGGCCCGCCGCTTGA
- a CDS encoding winged helix-turn-helix transcriptional regulator, with translation MDDGEHIVTGPPATSLRRALMVLADPWTMLILKELFNGVRRFSAFQRALNIPRQTLSLRLAHLCREQMMYRRPTGPGHAAMDYAPTAKALDLQDAMYAIWLWHQSNPGSAAILPFDIVHQTCGHVLSAHWCCTACDAPVTSDAVTIQRTQPDQIETDPRPRLARRNDASVTAGSDTDGLVAASLVGDLPCNEILYLLFQEPRHMLSIAQDLALGPGIVRDRLDKLKDLGLIHEEAQGRRLVYSVLPRAEGFYPLLLAIADWGDRWCNGGQAPPDLRVHACGAILRARYKCDHCGAWLSRETLRIRPRGG, from the coding sequence ATGGATGACGGCGAACACATCGTGACAGGCCCGCCCGCGACCTCGCTCAGGCGGGCGCTCATGGTGCTGGCCGATCCCTGGACCATGCTCATCCTGAAAGAGCTGTTCAACGGGGTCCGCCGGTTCAGCGCCTTTCAGCGCGCGCTGAACATTCCCAGGCAAACCCTGTCCTTGCGTCTGGCGCATCTGTGCCGCGAGCAGATGATGTATCGCCGCCCCACGGGTCCCGGCCATGCGGCGATGGATTATGCGCCCACGGCAAAGGCGCTGGATCTACAGGATGCGATGTATGCGATCTGGCTGTGGCATCAGTCGAATCCGGGCAGCGCCGCGATCCTGCCCTTCGACATCGTGCACCAGACCTGCGGCCATGTGCTCAGCGCGCATTGGTGCTGCACCGCCTGCGACGCCCCGGTCACCAGTGACGCCGTCACCATCCAACGCACCCAGCCCGACCAGATCGAAACCGACCCGCGCCCGCGCCTGGCGCGCCGCAACGACGCCAGCGTCACCGCCGGTTCGGATACCGACGGGCTGGTCGCGGCCTCGCTGGTCGGGGACCTGCCCTGCAACGAGATCCTGTATCTGCTGTTCCAGGAACCGCGCCACATGCTGTCGATCGCCCAGGACCTGGCGCTGGGGCCGGGGATCGTCCGCGACAGGCTGGACAAGCTGAAGGACCTGGGGCTGATCCACGAAGAGGCGCAGGGCCGCCGTCTGGTCTATTCCGTTCTGCCCCGGGCCGAGGGGTTCTACCCGCTGCTTCTGGCCATTGCCGACTGGGGCGATCGCTGGTGCAACGGCGGGCAAGCGCCGCCAGACCTCAGGGTGCACGCGTGTGGCGCGATCCTGCGCGCGCGCTACAAATGCGACCATTGCGGCGCCTGGCTCAGCCGCGAAACGCTGCGCATCCGGCCTCGGGGTGGTTGA
- a CDS encoding IclR family transcriptional regulator, with amino-acid sequence MTPPDDEDETPDDPKFVSALSRGLSLLRAFRPSETWLSNHAFAQRTGLPKATVTRLTYTLCKLGYLQQGEPGGEYRLGPGVLTLGFGVLAGMELKDRAALELADLCAGDNPNVAAALGERYGQSVVYLATHRSPNSVSMVFHLGAQVPLFHSAIGRAILMGLPTAMQDTLLDEALRQSPADRHDRLRNGLSRAREDFARWGFCTSFGEWRPEINGIAVPVMPVQGQALAAINVGGFAFLNPEAMLLDTYAPRLLRAARTLSLRPPDHE; translated from the coding sequence GTGACGCCCCCCGACGACGAAGACGAGACCCCGGACGACCCCAAGTTCGTCAGCGCCCTGTCGCGCGGGCTCTCGTTGCTGCGCGCCTTTCGCCCCAGCGAAACCTGGCTGTCGAACCACGCCTTTGCCCAGCGCACCGGCCTGCCCAAGGCAACCGTGACGCGCCTGACCTATACCCTGTGCAAGCTGGGCTATCTGCAACAGGGCGAACCGGGCGGGGAATACCGCCTGGGGCCGGGCGTTCTGACCCTCGGGTTCGGGGTTCTGGCGGGCATGGAGCTGAAAGACCGCGCCGCGCTGGAACTGGCCGACCTCTGCGCCGGCGACAATCCCAATGTCGCGGCCGCGCTGGGCGAACGCTATGGCCAGTCGGTGGTCTACCTGGCGACCCATCGCTCGCCCAATTCGGTGTCGATGGTGTTCCACCTGGGCGCGCAGGTGCCGCTGTTTCACAGCGCCATCGGCCGCGCGATCCTGATGGGCCTGCCCACCGCGATGCAGGACACGCTTCTGGACGAGGCCCTGCGCCAGTCACCGGCCGACCGCCACGACCGGCTGCGCAACGGCCTGTCCCGCGCGCGCGAGGATTTCGCGCGCTGGGGGTTCTGCACCTCGTTCGGGGAATGGCGCCCCGAGATCAACGGCATCGCGGTGCCGGTGATGCCCGTCCAGGGCCAGGCGCTGGCTGCCATCAACGTCGGCGGCTTCGCCTTTCTCAATCCCGAGGCCATGCTGCTGGACACCTATGCGCCGCGTCTTCTGCGCGCCGCACGAACCCTCAGCCTGAGGCCACCAGACCATGAATGA
- a CDS encoding PaaI family thioesterase — MNDPIETPRRPGFTGHIGMRRAGFAQDYAQFELTLGPEHLNPLGIPHGGVYATILDTALGSSGSWMGDPDRFLPSITLNLNVSYLSQPKGGTRLTCEGRRVGGGRNIFFAEGEVRDETGQILASATGTFKLVKPRA; from the coding sequence ATGAATGACCCGATCGAAACGCCCCGCCGCCCTGGCTTTACCGGCCACATCGGGATGCGCAGAGCCGGCTTTGCGCAGGATTACGCCCAGTTCGAGCTGACCCTTGGGCCTGAGCATCTGAACCCGCTGGGCATCCCGCACGGCGGCGTCTACGCGACGATCCTGGACACCGCGCTGGGAAGTTCGGGCAGCTGGATGGGCGATCCCGACCGGTTCCTGCCGTCGATCACGTTGAACCTGAACGTCAGCTACCTGTCGCAGCCCAAAGGCGGCACGCGGCTGACCTGTGAGGGGCGACGCGTCGGCGGCGGGCGCAACATCTTCTTTGCCGAAGGCGAGGTGCGCGACGAGACCGGCCAGATTCTGGCCAGCGCCACGGGCACCTTCAAGCTGGTCAAACCGCGCGCCTGA
- a CDS encoding branched-chain amino acid ABC transporter permease produces MNLRNITLFAIMAVLLLLVGYLQSWSVAMGLVNMCLISAIMALGVNIQWGYAGLFSVGTMGFVAVGGLAVVLTSMPPVHDAWAAGGLGILGGLALGVLTIVAAVQVWRRMRPGWGRTLTLIAVLVVGFVLYRAVLDPAVDAVEGTNTASAGYLGGAGLPVLLSWVVGAAMAAGVAWVIGKVSLGLRSDYLAIATLGIAETIIAVMKNEDWLSRGVRNVNGLPRPVPYEVDLQNSVTFQGWADWLGLSTVEASSLFVKLCYAALFIVVLAAIMWLSERAWRAPWGRMMRAIRDNETAARAMGKNVTARHLQVFILGSAICGLAGAMLTTLDGLMTPGAYQPLRFTFLIWVMVIVGGSGNNWGAVLGGFLIWFLWVEVEPIGTWLITVGTSAMPADSALRAHLLDSAAYMRLMTMGLILLVVLRFAPRGLIPEK; encoded by the coding sequence ATGAACCTTCGCAATATCACGCTGTTTGCCATCATGGCGGTGCTGCTGCTGCTGGTCGGCTATCTGCAAAGCTGGTCGGTGGCCATGGGGCTGGTGAACATGTGCCTCATCTCGGCCATCATGGCGCTGGGGGTGAACATCCAGTGGGGCTATGCGGGCCTCTTTTCGGTCGGCACCATGGGGTTCGTCGCGGTCGGGGGGCTGGCGGTGGTGCTGACCTCGATGCCGCCGGTGCATGACGCCTGGGCGGCGGGCGGCCTGGGCATCCTGGGCGGCCTGGCGCTGGGCGTGCTGACCATCGTCGCGGCGGTGCAGGTCTGGCGTCGGATGCGCCCGGGCTGGGGCCGGACCCTGACCCTGATCGCGGTCCTGGTCGTGGGCTTCGTGCTGTATCGCGCGGTGCTGGACCCGGCGGTCGATGCGGTCGAAGGCACCAACACGGCCTCGGCCGGCTATCTGGGGGGCGCGGGCCTGCCGGTGCTGCTGTCCTGGGTGGTCGGCGCGGCCATGGCGGCGGGTGTCGCCTGGGTCATCGGCAAGGTCAGCCTGGGCCTGCGGTCGGACTATCTGGCCATCGCCACCCTGGGCATCGCCGAGACCATCATCGCCGTGATGAAGAACGAGGACTGGCTGTCGCGCGGCGTGCGCAACGTGAACGGCCTGCCGCGCCCCGTGCCCTACGAGGTGGACCTGCAAAACAGCGTCACCTTCCAGGGCTGGGCCGACTGGCTCGGGCTCAGCACGGTCGAGGCCTCGTCGCTGTTCGTCAAACTGTGCTACGCGGCGTTGTTCATCGTCGTGCTGGCGGCGATCATGTGGCTGTCGGAACGCGCCTGGCGCGCGCCCTGGGGCCGGATGATGCGCGCCATCCGCGACAACGAGACCGCGGCGCGGGCGATGGGCAAGAACGTCACGGCGCGGCACCTTCAGGTGTTCATCCTGGGGTCGGCGATCTGCGGGCTGGCGGGGGCGATGCTGACCACGCTGGACGGCCTGATGACGCCGGGCGCGTATCAGCCGCTTCGCTTCACGTTCCTCATCTGGGTGATGGTGATCGTCGGCGGATCGGGCAACAACTGGGGCGCCGTTCTGGGCGGGTTCCTGATCTGGTTCCTGTGGGTCGAGGTCGAGCCCATCGGCACATGGCTGATTACCGTCGGGACCTCGGCCATGCCGGCAGATTCGGCGCTGCGGGCGCATCTGCTGGATTCGGCGGCCTACATGCGGCTGATGACGATGGGGCTGATCCTGCTGGTGGTGCTGAGGTTCGCGCCGCGCGGCCTGATCCCCGAAAAGTGA
- a CDS encoding branched-chain amino acid ABC transporter permease, with translation MDILNALVLMANFVLIPALSYGSQLALGALGITLIYGILRFSHFAHGDIMAFGTMVVVLVTWLLQGWGVSLGPLPSALLALPAGIVATAIMLLLIDRSVYRFYRRVKAQPIVVVMASLGVMFVLNGLVRFIIGPNDQNFADGARFLFTVRDFRDATGLDEGLGLRVSQVITIVTTLIVVSGLFWFLNRTRAGKSMRAYSDNEDLALLSGINPERVVVITWLIVAVLVTVAGTLYGLDKSFKPFTYFQLLLPMFAAAILGGMGNPVGAVVGAYIIALSEVGVTYAFRKFLQYLLPESWAPDGLVQLLSTDYKFAVSFVLLVVVLLIRPTGLFKGQSL, from the coding sequence ATGGATATTCTGAACGCCCTGGTCCTCATGGCCAACTTCGTTCTGATTCCCGCGCTGTCCTATGGCAGCCAGCTGGCGCTGGGCGCTTTGGGAATCACGCTGATCTACGGCATTTTGCGGTTCTCGCATTTCGCGCATGGCGACATCATGGCCTTTGGCACGATGGTCGTCGTGCTGGTCACCTGGCTGCTGCAAGGCTGGGGTGTGTCGCTGGGTCCGTTGCCCTCGGCGCTGCTGGCCCTGCCTGCGGGCATCGTCGCGACGGCGATCATGCTGCTGCTGATCGACCGCTCGGTCTATCGCTTCTATCGCCGGGTCAAGGCGCAGCCCATCGTTGTCGTCATGGCCTCGTTGGGGGTGATGTTCGTGTTGAACGGGCTGGTGCGCTTCATCATCGGGCCCAACGACCAGAATTTCGCCGATGGCGCGCGCTTCCTGTTCACGGTGCGTGATTTTCGCGATGCGACGGGCCTGGACGAGGGGCTGGGCCTGCGCGTCAGCCAGGTCATCACCATCGTCACCACGCTGATCGTGGTGTCGGGCCTGTTCTGGTTCCTCAACCGCACGCGGGCGGGCAAGTCGATGCGCGCCTATTCCGACAACGAGGATCTGGCGCTTCTGTCCGGCATCAACCCCGAGCGCGTGGTGGTCATCACCTGGCTGATCGTGGCGGTTCTGGTGACCGTCGCGGGCACGCTTTACGGGCTGGACAAAAGCTTCAAGCCCTTCACCTATTTCCAGCTTCTGCTGCCGATGTTCGCGGCGGCGATCCTGGGGGGCATGGGAAATCCCGTGGGGGCCGTGGTCGGGGCCTATATCATCGCCCTGTCCGAAGTGGGCGTGACCTACGCCTTTCGCAAGTTCCTGCAATACCTGCTGCCGGAAAGCTGGGCCCCTGACGGGCTGGTCCAGCTGCTGTCCACGGATTACAAATTCGCGGTGTCCTTCGTCCTGCTGGTCGTTGTGCTGCTGATCCGTCCGACCGGCCTGTTCAAGGGGCAATCGCTATGA
- a CDS encoding ABC transporter ATP-binding protein: protein MSEHPVKPDPQAVLIGDSMTGGYGSGADILHDCTIAVDKGEIAVIVGPNGAGKSTAMKAVFGMLNLRKGQVRLNGEDITGLSPQARVSKGMGFVPQTNNIFPSMTVEENLEMGAFIREDDYRTTMEQIYALFPILRDKRRQAAGELSGGQRQQVAVGRALMTKPSVLMLDEPTAGVSPIVMDELFDRIIEIARTGISILMVEQNARQALEIAHKGYVLVQGANRFTDTGQALLADPEVRRSFLGG from the coding sequence ATGTCTGAACATCCCGTCAAACCCGATCCCCAGGCGGTGCTGATCGGCGACAGCATGACCGGCGGCTATGGCAGTGGCGCGGACATCCTGCACGATTGCACGATTGCCGTGGACAAGGGCGAGATCGCGGTGATCGTCGGGCCCAACGGGGCCGGCAAATCGACCGCGATGAAAGCCGTTTTCGGGATGCTGAACCTGCGCAAGGGTCAGGTGCGGCTGAACGGCGAGGACATCACCGGCCTGTCACCGCAGGCCCGCGTGTCCAAGGGGATGGGGTTCGTTCCTCAGACGAACAACATCTTCCCCTCGATGACGGTCGAGGAAAACCTGGAGATGGGCGCCTTCATACGCGAGGACGACTATCGCACCACGATGGAGCAGATCTACGCGCTGTTCCCGATCCTGCGCGACAAACGCCGCCAGGCGGCAGGCGAGCTTTCGGGCGGGCAGCGCCAGCAGGTGGCCGTCGGCCGTGCGCTGATGACCAAACCCTCGGTGCTGATGCTCGATGAGCCCACGGCGGGCGTGTCGCCCATCGTCATGGATGAACTCTTCGACCGCATCATCGAGATCGCGCGCACGGGGATTTCCATCCTGATGGTCGAACAGAATGCCCGTCAGGCACTGGAGATCGCGCACAAGGGCTATGTCCTGGTGCAAGGCGCCAACCGGTTCACGGATACCGGACAGGCCCTGCTGGCCGACCCCGAGGTCCGCCGGTCCTTTCTGGGGGGTTAA
- a CDS encoding ABC transporter ATP-binding protein, translating to MIRVENLHKHFGGFHAVDGATLQIAEGSITGLIGPNGAGKTTLFNVIAGVLKPTSGRVTMAGEDITGLEPHELFHKGLLRTFQIAHEFHSMTVRENLMMVPARQAGESLMSAWFQRRRVRLEDEEIRRRANEVLEFLTIDHIADQKAGQISGGQKKLLELGRTMMTDAKIVFLDEVGAGVNRTLLNTIADAIVRLNQERGYTFVVIEHDMDFIGRICNPVICMAEGKVLAEGTLDEIKANEQVIEAYLGTGLKNKVKAEVGHV from the coding sequence ATGATCAGGGTGGAGAATCTGCACAAGCACTTTGGCGGCTTTCATGCCGTCGATGGTGCGACGCTGCAAATTGCCGAAGGGTCGATCACGGGCCTCATCGGCCCGAACGGTGCCGGCAAGACGACGCTGTTCAACGTGATCGCCGGGGTGCTGAAGCCCACGTCGGGCAGGGTCACCATGGCCGGCGAGGACATCACCGGGCTGGAACCGCACGAGCTGTTCCACAAGGGCCTGCTCAGGACCTTTCAGATCGCACACGAGTTTCATTCGATGACCGTGCGCGAGAACCTGATGATGGTCCCCGCGCGGCAGGCCGGCGAATCGCTGATGTCGGCGTGGTTCCAGCGCCGCCGCGTGCGACTCGAGGATGAGGAAATCCGCCGGCGCGCCAACGAGGTGCTGGAATTCCTGACCATCGACCACATCGCCGATCAAAAGGCGGGCCAGATTTCCGGCGGGCAGAAAAAGCTGCTGGAGCTGGGGCGCACGATGATGACCGACGCCAAGATCGTCTTTCTGGACGAGGTCGGCGCCGGCGTGAACCGGACGCTTCTGAACACCATCGCCGACGCCATCGTGCGCCTGAACCAGGAGCGCGGCTATACCTTTGTCGTGATCGAGCACGACATGGATTTCATCGGCCGTATCTGCAACCCGGTGATCTGCATGGCCGAGGGCAAGGTCCTGGCCGAGGGCACCCTGGACGAGATCAAGGCCAACGAACAGGTGATCGAGGCCTATCTGGGCACCGGTCTGAAGAACAAGGTCAAGGCGGAGGTGGGGCATGTCTGA
- a CDS encoding ABC transporter substrate-binding protein, which translates to MKKFLLTTAIAGLTAGAAYADDVNIGVILGFTGPLESITPTMAAAAELAMSEVNASGLFTLGNIVPVRGDDGCIDSGLAVATAERLITSDHIHGIVGADCSGVTGAILQNAARPNGVVMISPSATSPALSTAEDDGLFFRTAPSDARQGQIAASILRDRGVNSIAITYTNNDYGAGLADAIKTAFEAAGGTVTMVASHEDGKADYSAEVAALAAAGGDVLVVAGYVDQGGRGIIRSALDLGAFDTFELTDGMIGQSLIDAMGSELQGSYGQLPGADNPGTQMFQDLASAAGIDGTSAFAPESYDAAALMMLAMAAAGSTNSADYKDHVMDVANAPGEQIYPGQLAHALEVIAAGGDVDYVGASAVELIGPGESAGNYRELEIQGNEFTTVRFR; encoded by the coding sequence ATGAAAAAATTCCTGCTGACGACCGCGATCGCCGGTCTGACCGCTGGTGCCGCCTATGCCGATGACGTGAATATCGGCGTCATCCTGGGCTTCACCGGCCCGCTGGAATCCATCACCCCGACCATGGCCGCTGCCGCCGAACTGGCGATGTCCGAAGTGAACGCCTCGGGTCTGTTCACGCTGGGCAATATCGTGCCGGTGCGCGGCGACGACGGGTGCATCGATTCGGGTCTGGCGGTGGCGACGGCCGAACGCCTCATCACCTCGGACCACATCCACGGCATCGTCGGGGCAGACTGCTCGGGCGTGACCGGCGCCATCCTGCAGAACGCCGCGCGCCCCAACGGCGTGGTGATGATCTCGCCCTCGGCGACCTCGCCGGCGCTGTCCACCGCCGAGGATGACGGCCTGTTCTTCCGCACCGCGCCCTCGGATGCGCGCCAGGGCCAGATCGCGGCCAGCATCCTGCGTGACCGCGGTGTCAACTCGATCGCCATCACCTATACCAACAACGACTACGGCGCGGGCCTGGCCGACGCGATCAAGACCGCGTTCGAGGCCGCCGGCGGCACCGTGACCATGGTTGCCAGCCACGAAGACGGCAAGGCCGACTATTCGGCCGAAGTCGCCGCGTTGGCGGCGGCGGGCGGCGACGTTCTGGTCGTTGCCGGCTATGTGGACCAGGGCGGCCGCGGCATCATCCGCTCGGCGCTGGATCTGGGCGCGTTCGACACGTTCGAACTGACCGACGGCATGATCGGCCAGAGCCTGATCGACGCCATGGGTTCGGAACTGCAAGGGTCCTACGGCCAGCTTCCGGGCGCCGACAACCCCGGCACGCAGATGTTCCAGGACCTGGCCAGCGCGGCCGGCATCGACGGGACCTCGGCCTTTGCGCCGGAATCGTATGACGCGGCGGCGCTGATGATGCTGGCCATGGCGGCGGCGGGTTCGACCAACTCGGCCGACTACAAGGATCACGTGATGGACGTGGCCAACGCGCCGGGCGAGCAGATCTATCCCGGCCAGCTGGCCCACGCGCTGGAAGTGATCGCGGCGGGTGGCGACGTGGACTATGTCGGCGCCTCGGCCGTGGAACTGATCGGACCGGGTGAAAGCGCGGGCAACTACCGCGAGCTGGAAATCCAGGGCAACGAGTTCACCACGGTTCGTTTCCGCTGA
- a CDS encoding acyl--CoA ligase, with product MRWIEDLIADKSDDAPALIDHDGARLTYADLRRAVAEGTRALRDLGVRPGDRVLVVAENSVLMAVAFLAAAGLRAWCIPLNARLTGPELDAIRAHATPRAVVFTTDVSVDAQGHADRLGAGPGPVVLGRPWIALTDPAAQPEPVATTPEDQVAAMVYTSGTTGEPKGVMLSHASLLFNATHSARSRGMGPGDEIALSLPCTHIMALSTALLAAFQSGACVRLLPRFSVAGQLAALAQGATIMSGVPLMYEQILRACEGGTGLDAPRLRMIGCGGAPLDPALKARVEALFGLPLANGYGLTEAGPGISSTSFGPYRADGSVGYPYPGCDARVANPGPDGVGELEFRGPNVMLGYYLNPRATTQAMTEDGYLRTGDLARIDPDGALHLVGRLKEVIIRSGFNVYPPEVEAALMSCPGVVQAAVLGRRVPGNEEVLAYVTTDGDVAPATIAAHLRARLAAYKQPQQVIVVPAMPLTSAGKIRKPDLLREFGPN from the coding sequence ATGCGCTGGATCGAGGATCTGATCGCCGACAAATCCGACGATGCCCCCGCGCTGATCGACCACGACGGCGCGCGCCTGACCTATGCCGATCTGCGCCGCGCGGTGGCCGAGGGCACGCGGGCGCTGCGGGACCTGGGCGTGCGGCCCGGCGACCGTGTGCTGGTGGTGGCCGAGAACAGCGTGCTGATGGCGGTGGCGTTTCTGGCGGCAGCGGGATTGCGCGCCTGGTGCATTCCGCTGAACGCGCGGCTGACCGGCCCCGAGCTGGACGCCATCCGCGCCCATGCCACGCCGCGCGCGGTCGTGTTCACCACCGATGTTTCGGTCGATGCGCAGGGCCATGCCGACCGACTCGGTGCCGGGCCGGGGCCGGTGGTGCTGGGCCGTCCCTGGATCGCGCTGACCGATCCGGCGGCGCAGCCCGAGCCGGTCGCCACCACGCCCGAGGACCAGGTCGCGGCGATGGTCTACACCTCGGGCACGACCGGCGAACCCAAGGGCGTGATGCTGTCGCACGCCAGTCTTCTGTTCAACGCCACGCATTCCGCGCGGTCGCGCGGCATGGGCCCGGGCGACGAGATCGCGCTGTCGCTGCCCTGCACGCATATCATGGCCCTGTCCACCGCGTTGCTGGCGGCCTTTCAGTCGGGCGCTTGTGTCCGCCTGTTGCCCCGGTTCAGCGTGGCCGGCCAGTTGGCGGCGCTGGCCCAGGGGGCGACGATCATGTCGGGCGTGCCGTTGATGTATGAACAGATCCTGCGCGCGTGCGAGGGCGGCACCGGGCTGGACGCCCCCCGTCTCAGGATGATCGGCTGCGGTGGCGCGCCCCTGGACCCGGCGCTGAAAGCCCGGGTCGAGGCCCTGTTTGGCCTGCCGCTGGCGAACGGGTATGGCCTGACCGAGGCCGGCCCGGGCATCTCCAGCACCTCGTTCGGGCCCTATCGGGCGGACGGGTCGGTGGGCTATCCCTATCCCGGTTGCGATGCGCGCGTGGCCAACCCCGGGCCTGACGGCGTGGGCGAGCTGGAGTTTCGCGGCCCCAACGTGATGCTGGGGTATTACCTCAACCCCCGGGCCACGACGCAGGCGATGACCGAAGACGGCTATCTGCGCACCGGCGATCTGGCGCGAATCGACCCCGACGGCGCGCTGCATCTGGTGGGGCGCCTGAAAGAGGTCATCATCCGGTCCGGCTTCAACGTCTACCCGCCCGAGGTCGAGGCCGCGCTGATGAGCTGCCCCGGCGTGGTTCAGGCGGCGGTCCTGGGCCGCAGGGTTCCCGGCAACGAAGAGGTGCTGGCCTATGTCACCACCGACGGCGACGTTGCGCCGGCAACCATCGCCGCCCATCTGCGCGCGCGGCTGGCCGCCTACAAGCAACCGCAGCAGGTGATCGTCGTGCCCGCGATGCCGCTGACCTCGGCCGGGAAGATCCGCAAACCCGACCTGTTGCGGGAATTCGGACCCAACTGA